In Pirellulales bacterium, one genomic interval encodes:
- a CDS encoding TraM recognition domain-containing protein produces the protein MDENQIMAACVAACGLLWLIVRRRQPRKGNLDAPLFRWTKKDSFTVRDLINGGVCIVGRVGSGKTSSSGRILAQAIVNYRNSGGLICAAKPGEDVVLWRKIFAQAGRSKDLLIFEPEGKLRFNFLAEAMRHGGHTREITKCITTIGETLRSADSRRGENADFWEREQERMIYNAVGPVKLATGTVNAPDLQEFIVTAAENPAQLHELAWKSKFHCRCMENACGARKSKFDAHDFQLASDYWFGEVPSMSDRTRSSIMTGVLGILHTFNTGLVRELISTTTNVGPDDMLQRKWILINMPPATYGDMGNFVNAGWKYLAQKSILRRRAKPKDPINVIWCDEAAQFTNSMDQHYVSQCRSHLGCLVYLCQSLHSFHTALGGGEGRHQAQALLANFGHRIFHALGDMETAMWASGLIGQRLETLMGGSMQPAGDIFDEIMSYGQFTSTFNTQYQPILQTNEFMNGLRTGGRKAGYVCDGIVVRSGERFSNGESWLRMAFRQR, from the coding sequence ATGGATGAGAACCAGATCATGGCCGCCTGCGTGGCCGCTTGCGGCCTCTTATGGCTGATCGTTCGCCGCCGGCAGCCGCGCAAGGGAAACCTCGACGCGCCACTGTTCCGCTGGACAAAAAAAGACTCCTTTACCGTCCGAGATCTGATCAACGGCGGGGTGTGCATCGTGGGGCGCGTGGGCTCCGGCAAGACGAGTTCGTCCGGCCGGATATTGGCGCAAGCCATTGTGAATTATCGCAATTCCGGCGGCTTGATCTGTGCCGCCAAACCGGGCGAGGACGTAGTGCTGTGGCGGAAGATTTTTGCCCAGGCCGGCCGTAGCAAGGATCTCTTGATATTCGAGCCGGAGGGGAAGCTGCGATTCAATTTTCTGGCTGAGGCGATGCGCCACGGTGGTCACACTCGGGAAATTACGAAGTGCATTACTACGATTGGCGAAACCTTGCGCTCAGCCGATAGCCGTCGCGGCGAGAATGCCGATTTCTGGGAGCGCGAACAGGAACGGATGATCTACAACGCCGTCGGGCCCGTAAAGCTGGCCACAGGCACCGTCAACGCACCAGATTTGCAAGAGTTCATCGTGACGGCCGCCGAGAATCCGGCGCAACTTCATGAGCTGGCCTGGAAGAGTAAGTTCCACTGCCGGTGCATGGAAAACGCCTGCGGCGCGCGCAAATCAAAGTTCGACGCGCACGACTTTCAGTTGGCCAGTGACTACTGGTTCGGCGAAGTCCCCTCGATGTCCGACCGAACCCGTTCTTCAATTATGACCGGCGTCTTGGGCATCCTGCACACATTCAACACGGGCCTGGTGCGGGAGCTGATATCGACCACCACGAATGTCGGTCCGGACGACATGCTGCAGCGCAAGTGGATTCTCATCAATATGCCACCGGCCACTTATGGCGACATGGGCAACTTCGTCAACGCCGGCTGGAAGTACCTGGCCCAAAAGTCCATTCTCCGTCGGCGCGCGAAACCAAAGGACCCGATCAACGTGATCTGGTGCGACGAAGCCGCGCAGTTCACCAACAGCATGGATCAGCACTACGTCTCGCAATGCCGCTCGCACTTAGGCTGCCTAGTCTATCTCTGCCAATCACTGCACTCGTTTCATACGGCCTTGGGCGGAGGAGAAGGGCGTCATCAGGCGCAGGCGCTCTTGGCGAATTTTGGCCATCGTATTTTTCACGCCCTGGGGGATATGGAAACGGCCATGTGGGCTAGTGGGCTGATCGGACAGCGTCTGGAGACGCTCATGGGGGGCTCGATGCAGCCGGCAGGCGACATCTTTGACGAGATCATGAGCTACGGCCAATTCACCTCCACTTTCAACACGCAATATCAGCCGATCCTACAAACCAACGAATTCATGAACGGCCTGCGGACCGGCGGGCGCAAAGCGGGCTACGTCTGCGACGGCATTGTGGTGCGTTCGGGCGAAAGATTTTCCAACGGCGAGAGTTGGTTACGAATGGCCTTCCGTCAAAGGTGA